AGGAGTGAGATATTGCAGTctcaatttgttattattattatttatatcaagCCAAGTTACCTCATCATGTTCTCAATGGATTGTTCCTTGACCTTAATGTCAAGAAGGCACAGCGTGTGTAAACCCATGCCTCTGTTTCGTTCAATCTTATCGTAGTAGCTGTCAGGGGTCCACGTGTCTGTCCAGAACACAATGGATATTGTCTCACCATAGTTGTACAACTACAAAGGGAAGAAACAATAGAGAGTTTGTAAAGTAcaactttaaggcactggacactatggacCAAATGTATTGAAGTCATCAAGTGGCCATCTTAgtatttctccttggtaaagggcatcctatgaggaatttttaaatttctactgggcaccaaggcaatgaccaggggcatggagtcAATTGCCTTGGTTGCCTTCAGGAACTGTCGGGCCTGACTTTTTATTCTGTTGTTAACAAACTTTCTTCAACCACTGCTGTGGCTACCAGCCTTGTGTATAATTAACCAGAACAGCAACAACTCACTAAGTTATAGGAGTTTGCAATATGCAAATAAGTTCCAATGAACACTAACTATGCAAATTTCATTCATACCTGTAGACCGCAGCATCCAACCGCATTCATAACTGATGCACTGTGAATCACTCTAGCCCTGTACTCTACACTATGCAACCAATGAATAGTAATTATGCACATTTCATTCATACCTGTAGACCACAGCAGCCAATCGCATTCATAATTGATGCATTGTGAATCACCCTGTACTCTATCCCTTCTTGTTTTGCCCTCAGGGCTAAATCTGTGTGAGTTGTTGCactgaatgaaagaaaaaagtacaAGTATAAATGAGGTCGGAACATGAGCATTTCTTAGACTTGGGAGCTTACACTTACAGGCCTGCAACTTTATCTAAGAAGGctagatctttttttttttgaagggtaGTTTCGTTGGATAATCTTAAAATTGTTaagaaaactacagcacctcagcaagtaatattttaagggaacctttctatcatcatcattatcgtTTGAATGCACCATAAAACTATGAGGGAGCTAAAGTCTGATTGCCTGTCTATCTTACCCAAACGGATCTCCAACCACGAGGAATGCGATGTCTTCAGTTTTGGCGTCTCTGAAAAGTTCATCCGACTGTTGTTCCACCATATCCCTATCAGCTAAAATCAGATTCCGGCCGTAAAACTCCTCCTGGTCAGATATTAAAGTTGAAAGCTAGGGTCATGGATTAATGGACTTGGAATTGGTCTTTGAGCACCGTGACTCAGACTCAGACCATTGGACTTGGCATGACTTAGCTCTCGAGTACAAAGCTTTTAATTGCAAAGTCAAAATTTCAACTGCTAAGAACAAATGCAACTTAGATTTGTATAGGACTAAATCTTAAGAAGACAGGGACTGGTTTGGACTCGACTACAGCACTGTTATGGATAAATTTTTATCATCATCATGCTGTCTTATTGCTAGCCCCataaaggaatctagcgccccagttacttggTCTAGGGCAAATCTACTTTCCCTTGCCCGTGCAGTGCCAGCGCCAATGCATTCATATTTTTGTGTCCAATAATGAAGTTGTAGTTGTGATGATTTAACCCTCCATCCTCTAATGGctggaggatggagggttacgaaCTACCAATTCCATGTTGTTCTATGAAACTCACCAGTCATGCCGCTAAACTATACAAATTTGTAAAGACTAAAGAGCCACCCTTCCGGCCTTACTAGAATttgatcaaattaaaaacaacacattttttgggaaaatcaaattaattttgagAGTGAAAATCAGTCTGGTACGTGTACCAACCTAGTCATGCTAGTTTGTAGTTGTGTagttgtcaagcagtatttatggcttgatgaaattgggtcaacagtagacccagtaactggggcgctgtattcctctTTCGAAACTGTTACATTttctaaaatgtcaaaatttcgaaaaaggaatacagcgccccagttactgggtctaataaTAGTCAtgatagttctaggagtagcctacaacatggaggtagaaatagtacACTGACTAGCCCTGTGATGAAAAAACACCAGAATATTTACTTACCAGACATTCTTTTCCAACTGTGAGAATGGATGTATATGCCTCTAAATACACCCTCTTTGCTCCTCGAACCACCTCTAACCCCTTAACTGTGATATCCTTTGCGTCTCCCAACCCTAAACCTACAAAGTATAGCATTTTGTGTGCGTGATAGGATTGATCACTGATGTATTGTAATATTGTGCTGTAAGTGTAATTGAGTGGTTGTCAATAAAGATCAGGTGGTCTTTACACACGTGCGTGTCATCCACTGTTTGACCTTTAGCCTCGTTCAAACAACGTAATTGTGTACAGGCCGTATTCAACTCAACAGTACATATGTTGTAgttgaaactgtttttaaaaatatgcaTGTTCATGTATTACTGAATTATTTAATCAA
The sequence above is drawn from the Asterias amurensis chromosome 13, ASM3211899v1 genome and encodes:
- the LOC139945901 gene encoding diphthine methyl ester synthase-like encodes the protein MLYFVGLGLGDAKDITVKGLEVVRGAKRVYLEAYTSILTVGKECLEEFYGRNLILADRDMVEQQSDELFRDAKTEDIAFLVVGDPFGATTHTDLALRAKQEGIEYRVIHNASIMNAIGCCGLQLYNYGETISIVFWTDTWTPDSYYDKIERNRGMGLHTLCLLDIKVKEQSIENMMRGRKIYEPPRYMTVSQAASQLIKIVERKRTSENQEKLALSEDTICVGVARVGSESQQMAAGTLQQLATVDLGGPLHSLIITGHMHPIELEMLKLVAVEPAVFDRLLEEAEKR